The Nostoc sp. 'Lobaria pulmonaria (5183) cyanobiont' genome window below encodes:
- a CDS encoding HEAT repeat domain-containing protein: protein MPVHIRWQVEKSLVEIGTGNQMAIAALVQLLQSNDVDKNNHSNAAYSLGEIGTGNQMAIAALVQLLQSNDVDKNNHSNAAYSLGKIGTGNEMAIAALVQLLQSKDVHNYTCMEAAESLGKIGTGNEKAIIALVQLLQSPDLDRRTRRQAAESLGKIDPGNKIAIAALVQLLQSKDMSDSSRIQVAESLEIINPGNKIAIAALVQLLQSKDVSNSTRRQAAESLGKIDPGNEMTIAALVQLLQLNSVDSDTRRQAAYSLDKIDPGNEMAIAALVELLQSPDVDYDIRIQVAESLGIIDPDNKIAIAALVQLLQSNDVSNSILRQAVSNLGRNRHRQ from the coding sequence GTGCCTGTCCACATCCGTTGGCAGGTAGAAAAAAGTTTAGTGGAAATAGGCACAGGCAATCAAATGGCGATTGCTGCCTTAGTACAACTGCTGCAATCAAATGATGTGGATAAGAACAACCATAGTAATGCAGCCTATAGCTTAGGGGAAATAGGCACAGGCAATCAAATGGCGATTGCTGCCTTAGTACAACTGCTGCAATCAAATGATGTGGATAAGAACAACCATAGTAATGCAGCCTATAGCTTAGGAAAAATAGGCACAGGCAATGAAATGGCGATCGCAGCCTTAGTACAACTGCTGCAATCCAAAGATGTGCATAACTACACCTGTATGGAGGCAGCAGAAAGCTTAGGAAAAATCGGCACAGGTAATGAAAAGGCAATCATAGCCTTGGTACAACTGCTGCAATCACCTGATCTGGATCGCCGCACTCGTAGGCAGGCAGCAGAAAGTTTAGGAAAAATCGACCCTGGCAATAAAATTGCAATTGCAGCCTTAGTGCAGTTGTTGCAATCAAAAGATATGTCTGACTCCAGTCGTATACAGGTAGCAGAAAGCTTAGAGATTATCAATCCTGGCAATAAAATTGCGATCGCAGCCTTAGTGCAACTGTTGCAATCAAAAGATGTGTCTAACTCTACCCGTAGGCAGGCAGCAGAAAGTTTAGGAAAAATCGACCCTGGTAATGAAATGACGATCGCAGCCTTAGTGCAACTGCTGCAATTAAATAGTGTGGATTCCGACACACGTAGGCAGGCAGCATATAGCTTAGACAAAATCGACCCTGGCAATGAAATGGCGATCGCAGCTTTGGTAGAACTGTTGCAATCACCAGATGTTGATTATGACATACGTATACAAGTAGCAGAAAGCTTAGGGATTATTGATCCTGACAATAAAATTGCGATCGCAGCCTTGGTACAACTGCTGCAATCAAATGATGTGTCTAACTCCATCCTTAGGCAAGCAGTATCAAACTTAGGAAGAAATAGGCACAGGCAATGA
- a CDS encoding HEAT repeat domain-containing protein: MLQLLQSPDVDFYTRSQAAKSLGKIDPGNKIAIAALVQLLQSNIKDYITCMLVASSLSEILHNNQDRFAVVKALSGYWRFDYHCYNVIWNCAQNLPYPDFYQAWHQHNVATRTMRSLKKILFTRII, encoded by the coding sequence TTGCTACAACTCCTACAATCACCAGATGTGGATTTCTACACCCGTAGCCAGGCAGCAAAAAGCTTAGGAAAAATCGACCCTGGCAATAAAATTGCGATCGCAGCTTTGGTACAACTGTTGCAATCAAATATCAAGGATTACATCACCTGTATGCTGGTAGCATCTAGCTTGAGCGAAATTTTACATAATAATCAAGATCGCTTTGCGGTAGTCAAAGCTTTAAGTGGTTATTGGCGATTCGATTATCATTGCTACAATGTAATTTGGAATTGCGCCCAGAATTTGCCTTACCCCGATTTCTATCAAGCTTGGCATCAGCATAATGTTGCTACTCGTACAATGCGAAGCTTAAAGAAAATCCTCTTCACAAGAATAATTTAA
- a CDS encoding antitoxin family protein — protein sequence MNKRVTVVFDGGVLRPDVPLDLAPNTRYIITIQELQEPLPSGDAWDVLEAMTGTVDAPHDWSSEHDHYLYGTPKKATPDNP from the coding sequence ATGAACAAGAGAGTAACAGTTGTATTTGATGGGGGTGTTTTGCGCCCAGATGTCCCTTTGGACTTGGCACCTAACACGCGTTATATAATTACAATTCAAGAGTTGCAAGAACCATTACCATCAGGTGATGCTTGGGATGTACTAGAGGCGATGACGGGAACTGTTGATGCACCCCATGATTGGTCTAGCGAACACGATCATTATTTGTATGGTACACCAAAGAAGGCAACTCCAGACAATCCATGA
- a CDS encoding type II toxin-antitoxin system VapC family toxin, with the protein MSDERLFLDTVFIQALLNKHDQYHYQAKTFLPRVRAAKAVWITEAILVEVGNALSAVNRPGAAQFIQQCYKTANLQIVTVDTSLLARGLQLYSERPDKTWGLTDCISFTVMWEKSLTDAVTADLHFVQAGFRALLRE; encoded by the coding sequence ATGAGTGATGAGCGCTTATTTTTGGATACAGTATTTATCCAGGCTCTGTTGAATAAACACGACCAGTATCATTATCAAGCTAAAACATTTCTGCCAAGAGTAAGAGCAGCAAAGGCTGTTTGGATTACAGAAGCGATATTGGTAGAGGTTGGTAATGCTTTAAGTGCTGTGAATCGTCCAGGTGCGGCGCAATTTATCCAGCAGTGTTACAAGACAGCTAATTTACAAATAGTAACCGTGGATACATCATTGCTTGCCCGTGGGTTACAACTTTATAGCGAACGTCCTGATAAAACTTGGGGTTTGACAGACTGCATTTCTTTTACAGTGATGTGGGAAAAAAGTTTGACTGATGCGGTAACTGCTGATTTGCATTTTGTGCAAGCTGGTTTTCGGGCATTGTTGCGGGAGTAA
- a CDS encoding DUF427 domain-containing protein: protein MPKAIWNGTVLAESDNTVVVEGNHYFPVDTVNKQYFTESNTHTTCAWKGVASYYSIEVDGQVNKDAAWYYPSAKEKAKNIEGYVAFWKGVKVEA, encoded by the coding sequence ATGCCGAAAGCAATTTGGAATGGAACTGTTTTAGCCGAGAGTGATAATACTGTAGTTGTGGAGGGCAACCATTATTTCCCTGTTGACACCGTTAACAAACAGTACTTTACTGAAAGCAACACTCACACTACTTGTGCTTGGAAAGGTGTTGCCAGTTACTACAGTATTGAAGTTGATGGGCAAGTCAATAAAGATGCTGCTTGGTATTATCCCAGCGCTAAGGAGAAGGCTAAGAATATTGAAGGTTATGTCGCCTTCTGGAAGGGTGTAAAAGTCGAGGCTTAA